TTATGCAAAACCCGGTGCCACACAGTGCTCGTAAACTGAGTGGTTCTGTATCCATCTACCGGATCCGGGTTGGTGAATATCGCATACTCTATGAAGTCTGCCATGAAAAGAAACAGATCACTGTGGTCTTTGTCCGTCACCGC
The DNA window shown above is from Methanocalculus alkaliphilus and carries:
- a CDS encoding type II toxin-antitoxin system RelE family toxin, with the protein product MDLYEIHIRKSVEKDIANVPREHVSRILNAVEDLMQNPVPHSARKLSGSVSIYRIRVGEYRILYEVCHEKKQITVVFVRHRRTAYRGF